A segment of the Synechococcus sp. CBW1002 genome:
TGGCGGGCCTCGACATCACCGCCGCCCTGCCGCTTGGCAGCCTCGGTCTGCACAGCGGCTTCGACCAGGCTTCCTGGCTGCGCCGCCGCAGTCCATTCCTGCGGCCAGGGGCGGAGAGCGACCTGGCCCGGGTGCGCGCCTGCCTGCCCCACCCCACCCACAGGAGCCGGGTGGGGCTCTGCTGGCGCAGCGTGGGATCGATCTATGCCGGACCGAAGTCCATCCCCCTGGCCAGTTTTGAACCACTGACCGGCCAGGCCGACACCCAGTGGATCAGCCTCCAGCATGGGGCCCTGGAGCCAGGGGAGGCTGAGGGGCTTGAACGTCTGGGGATTCACCGTCCGGACGCCGATTTCTTCCACGATCTGGAAGCCCTGGCCGCCTGGATTGCCAGCTGCGATCTTGTGATCACGATCAGTACCGCCACGGCCCATCTGGCCTGCGCCCTCGGCAAGCCCACCTGGATGCTGTTGCCCGCTCCGCAATCGTTCTTCTGGTGGTGGGGCAATGAGGGAACACATACGCCCTGGTACCCCAGCGCCCGGCTGTTCCGTCAGCCCAGCCCCGGCGACTGGGACGGTGTGATCACGCAGGTCCACCAGGCACTCGGGAGCTCCATACCATCGGCAGACTCCTGAGCAGGCCGGTCTGGTGATTCCCCGAATCCTTCATTACCTCTGGCTCAGTGATGAGCCCAGGCCAGAGCTCATGCGCCGCTGTATCGCGTCGTGGCAGCAGGTGATGCCTGACTTCCAGATCCGGCACTGGTCGTTGGCCGATTTTGATCAGAGCGCCCTGCCCCTCTTCGCCCAGCAGGCGATCGCGCTGAGGCAGTGGGCCTTTGCCTCCGATGTGCTGCGGCTCTGGCTTCTTGTTCAGCATGGGGGGGTGTATTTCGATGCGGATGTGCTGGCCGTGCGTTCCCTGGAGCCCCTGCTGGGCTACGAGGCGTTCACGGCGGTGGAGTTCAATCCCATGGCTTTTGCCGCCGGGAACGGCGCCGCCTGGCTGGATGCTGATGGCAACCGGCGGGCAGGCGTTCGCCACCAGGGACCGCCACCCGGCATCGGCCTGCAGGCGGCGGTGCTGGGCGCGGTTGCCGGGCACCCCTTCCTGCGCTCCTGCCTGGCCTACTACGAGTGCCGCCCTTTCCTGGAGCCCGATGGCAGCTGGCACCGCGATCCGATCGCCCCCGGGATCTATGGCCTGGCAGCGGAGCAGCATGGCTTCCGCTGGATCAACCACATGCAGAAACTCAGCCATGGCGTTGTTGTTCTGCCGGCGGAGATCATCGCCAGCACCAAGGCCCAATATGGGCGCAATACCCTGGCTTTCCACTGCTGCGCCGGATCGTGGCGCCAATCAATGCCACAGGTATTCCCTTAAGGTCCGTCGTGAAGAATGGAACGCTTCATGGGGTTGGCTCTTCCATGACTTCGGTGTCTTTCACGGCTGGAGTCAGCCTCGCCCGCGTTTGCCGAAACTATCAATAGAGAGTGCAACTAAGGCCTGGTTTTCAATATGTTCTTCGGCCAGATCAGGATATCGGCGCGCAGGTGAGTGCCAGCACCTGTTTGAGGTGGCGCTCATACATCTCCGCCACCTCCGCAGCTGTCAGGTAGCGCCAGGCGGCATGGGCGCCTGCACTGGCGTGATAGGCCGTCTCACAGCTGAAACGCTCCACCACCGTTGGTGGTGGTGGAGTGGGGTCATGGCGTGCCAGGTGCCGTGCGAAGAAGATGTCCTCCGGTTCCTCCGGCGGCGATGCCGCTGCTTCGGCCTGGCAGATGCGCACCATCAGCTGGCGATCCCGCACCGAGAGGCCACCGTTGCCATTGCTCATCCCCTCAGGCACCGTGTTGCAGAAGCGTCGGGTCAGCCAGACGGGTGGCAGAGGCTCCAGATCGGCGCCGTAGCGGGGGAAAGCCTGGCTCACATGGCGGCCCTTGGCCCAGGGGGATCCCACATAGCCATAGGCAAAGACGGCAGGATCAGGTGGCTCGATCAGCAACGTGTCGGTCTGAAACAGGAGCAGTTTCGGGGCGGGGAGCTGGGCCCAGAACGCGGCCGTCTTCAGCAGCCGGTTGTAGGCCAGCCAGTCGAAGTGGTCGGCCTCTCCCGCCCGCAGCCCGACCACCGACACCCACGCTGCCAGGTCGGCGAACAGCGCACGACTGCGCTCCAGAGACGCGGGCGCCGTGTAGAGCGTCACTCCCCAGCGTTGGCGCCCCATCAACAAGGTGTTGAGCACCGTCATCCGCAACAGCGGCGTGGGGCGATCGTCCACGATCACAGCCCGCAGGTGTGGATCCTGGGGACCGCTCGGCTGCCGCTGGCTGGCCAGGGCGCGAGCCCAGGGCTCGAGGTGGGTGCCCAGCACCACGCTGCAGTGGGCCTTGAAGATGGCGATGCGATAGGCCTCCAGCTGGTGCGTGGGGCTCTGGGGCAGGGGCGACGGCCCCGTCGTTGTCATGGCGCCGGGCGGTAGGCCACCATCACCTGATCACGGGGATGGTTCCAGGCGCCGATATATTCGGCCCGGTAGCCATGGGCCTCACCAAAGCCCTCCATCTGCTGCTTCGTGTAAGCGAAGAAGCCGTGGTCGTGGGCTTCGGTGGGGTTGCGCTGCTCCTGCAGCACCTCGAAGTAGGTGGCGTAGAAGACCCCATCCGGCTGCAGGCAGGGCCGCAGGCGTTGCAGGCACTGCTCGATCGCGGCCGGCGGCAGATGGGTGAACAGCGACTGGGCCATCGCCCGATCCACCCGTCGCCCGAAGCGTTCAAAGCTGAAATCGGCACCCTGCAGCAGCTGGGGCCGCTTCTGGTGGCGCACCGCCGCTGTCAGTTCCTGCTCCAGTCCGGCCTGAAGCAGGGCAGCCTCCTTCTCCATGCCCAGGTAGTGCTCCGGCTCCAGGTAGGGGATCACCTTCACGCCCAGCCGCAACGCCCCACAGGCGATGTCGAGCAACACATGCGACGGCTGCAGCCCCTGAGCCAGCAGGAAATCGAACTGCAGCTGGCCGATCTCCTCCCACAGCCCGCCGACATAACGGCGATGACCCAGCTCGGCCACCCCTTCAGCCCCGCTGGGCGGCAGGCTGGCTGTCATCGGTGGAACTGCATCAAGGTGCTGCACCATGGCGCCGGTCATGGCCAGGTTATGCCGTAGCGCCGGGCCATCTGGTCGTAGGTCGGCTCCAGCTGACGCCGCAACTGGCGTCGCAGCTCCTGCGGCACCTGTCCGGCCTCGCCGGCGCCCGCATTGTGCCGAGGCAGCCGCTCCGGCAAGGGGGATGGGTCGAGGCCCAGGAAACCCAGCAGCCGTGGCCACACCAGCTCCGGCCGGTCGAAGAGATCCTCCGCCTTGATCAGCAGGAGCTGCTCCGGAGCGAACAAGACCTCGTAGCGTTCCAACTGGGGGCCGTAGCAGCTGCGGCTCAGGTAGCTGTGCACCTGGTGTGAATGGTGCTGCGACAGGCCCGCCCGCAATTGCTCATCCGCTCCGGCCAGGCGACCAGACTCAGCGGCCAGGGCCTGCTCGGGCGGCAGCGACTCCAACCCCAGGCGGATCGAATGGAACAACCCGGAAAGAGCCCTCTCCACCGGGTCCCGCAACAGCACCACCAGTCGGGCGCCGGGGATCAGGTCATGCAACCGCTGCGGTGCAGCCGGATGGAACAGGTAATACGGCGTGATGTCGCCGCAGCGCTGATCGTTCCGAGCCGCCGCATAGTGCTGCCCGTACCAAATCGGGCCCCGCCCGTGGTTCAGGGTGAAGTAGTGCAGCTCTTTGCTGGCGGGCAACCACACCTGTGGATGATCGGCCAGCAGGCGGTGCAGGCTGGTGGTGCCCCCCTTCTGCGCCCCGAGGCCAACGAAATCGGGCAGTCGCAACCGGCTCGTTTCCCCCACGTTGCCGGGATCCTATGGGGGGCCGTGCCGGCGGCAGCCAGGATGTCGCTGCTGATCCACCACCGAGAGGCGGGTATCGATGATCGTGGCCGACACGTTCCTGTGGCTTCATCTGCCCAAGACCGGCGGCACCACCATGACGCGTCTGTTCCGCGAGCTCAATCTCCCCGGGATCGCCGTCGATGCCGACGACACCCCCGCCAAGCACGATTCCATTGCCCTCAGGGAAAGCCTTGGCCGCTGGAAGGCCGGGCAGCGGCGCCGCTTCATCACGGCGCGGCGGTTGGACGCCTGGCTGATCAGCGACTGGCACCACAAGCGGCGGCACATGAACCTGCCGGATCTCCCGTTTGAGCCGGTTCGCAGCGGGCTCTCCTATTCACTCCGCCTTGGCGGCACCTGGGTGGCTGCAGACTGGTGGCTCCAGTACTTCGGCCTGACGTCCGAGATGTGCGCCCTGCGGCTCGAGCACTTCACGGCCGACTTCAATCAGCATCTGCTGCCCCTGCTGCCGCCGGGCACGCCGGCGCTGCACTCACCACCGCGGGAAAATGCCAAGCCTGTGGTGGACCCAGCCTTTGAGCCCTGGTTCAGCGCGGCAGACCGTGCCCGCATCCATGCGGTGAACCCCCGCTGGAGCGCCTGGGAACGCTCCCTTTACGGTGAGCCCCCTGTCCAACCGTCCCCGGATTGAGCCCGCCGGAGTCCCCGTCCCTGATCCTGCTGGTGGGAATGCATCGCAGCGGCACCTCGCTGCTGGGCTCGCTGCTGCCGGCACTGGGGGTGCCGCTGCCGGGTGATCTGATCGCCGGCGATGCCCATAACCCCGAGGGCTACTACGAACGTTCCGACATCACGGCTCTGCAGGAGCAGCTGCTGATCGCAATGGGCCAGTGGTGGCCGTCGGAAGCGGGGGTGCTGCATCGGCCCGAGGGCTGGCTCGACTTTCCCGCCGTACGCAGCGCTGCCGAGAGCCTCGACCGGCTTCTGGCGCAGGAGCAGCGGCGCCAGCTTGGGCCCTGGGCCATCAAGGATCCGCGCACGTGCCTGCTGCTGCCGCTCTGGCGCCAGGTCGCCGCGCAGCGCGGGGTGCCCCTGAAGCTGGTGCTGAGCGTGCGGGATCCCGCCGAGGTGATGGTGTCGCTGCTCCAGCGCGATCGCCGGGCCGCCGGCATGACCGCCTGGCGGGCCCAGCGCCTCTGGTGGCGCCACAACCGTGCGCTTCTGCTGGATGCCGCTGATCTTCCCCTGCTGGTGGTCGACTATGGCGCCTGGTTCGATCCTTCGACCTGCCGCCGCCAGCTGCAGGCCCTGGGACTCTTCTGCCTGGAAGCCGAACCCATGTCAGCGGCCCTCGAGGCTGCCGCGGCCTGCATCCGCCCAGGTCATCGGCGCAGCCGCCGTTCCCGCGCCGAGCTCCCCCAGGCCCTGCACCCGCGCCTTCGTCGGCTGCACCGTGCGCTGCAGGAGCTGGCTGCGGGGCCACCCGATCGGGAACGCCGGCAGAGGCGGCTGGTTCGCTGGCTGGCGGCGCCGGGGCGCCAGCAGATACCGCCGATCGCACCGGCCGGCCGCTCCCTGCGCTCCCAGCTGATCCATCGGCGCGCTTCCCTGGCGCCCCAGGCGGAGGTGGGCCCCTGGTTCGATCCGGCCCACTATCGCCGCCAGGCGCCGGGTCTGGGCCTGGACCACGACCCCCTCTGCCACTACTGGTGGCGGGGATGGCGGGAGCAGCGCTCCCCCCATCCCGCCTTCGAGGGGGACGCCTACCGGCTGGCCTGTCGTAACCGAGGCCTCACCGTTCGGGGAGCACCGCTGCGCCATTTCCTCACCGTGGGTCTGGCGGCCGGCATCCCGCCCTCCCCGGTGGCCGAACCGCGCTGGCTGGCCGGCACACTGCAGCGGCAGGCGCTCTGGCGCGCCGCCCGACTGGAGGGGCTCCATCCGTGGGGGGCAGCAGCTCTGGCCCTGGAGGGTGACGATCTCCAGCAGGCGGTGGAGCGGCTCCGTCACTGGCAACGGCAGGGCTTCAGCGCCGACGATCTGGCCGCGATCGCCGCTGCCCCCCCCGGAAGCTTCACCCTGCCCGCTGCCCTGCTTCCGGATCCACCGCCGCTTCCACAGCGCTGCCGCCTGCAGGTACTGGGCACCCACCTGCACGATTGGCAGGTCCATGCCTGGTTGCAGCATGCACCCCTGCCGCCGGGGTTCTCGTTGATCGAGGGGCAGGCGCCGCCCGAAGCGGCTGAGTCGGTCATCGCCCTGGTGCTGAGCCCCCTGCCGCCGGGCCCCGCCAGCCTGCAGCTGCTCGGTCTGGCGCTGCTGCCCTGGGTGTTCGCCAGGGCCGAGCAGGTGCCGCTGCTGCGTCGCCTGGGGATCAATGCCCAACCCCTCGAGCCCGGCGTCGCCCCCAACGGCTGGCTGGCGGTGGAGGAGGCGGAGGCCGAAGCCGCGCGGCAGCTCGGAGTACCACCCGCGGCGGCCCTGGCCGGGCTGGCGCCCATCCTCGCCTTCGGCAGTCTGGGAGCAGAGTGGGAACGAAGCCTGGCGCCACCGATCTGGGGCTGGCCGGAGTTCGACGACCTGGCGATCGAGACCCCGCAGCAGGCCAGGCTGCTGGCCGCCTGGCTGGATGCCTGCAACCGTGCCGGCATCCAGCTGGTGCGGCTCGAGCCCCCAGGCAGTGAGCGGCTGCTGCGGGGGTGGCAGGCCCTGATGCCCCCCTCTGACCCGGCACCGGGCTGGCTGCCGCCCCAGGGCTTCGTGGCGCCACTCAGCGCGATGGAGCTGCAGGGGGAACTGCGCTGGCGGGGCCAGGGGGCGCCAGCACCACCGCCGGTGCAGACCCCCAGGCCCGCCCACACGCTTCTGTGGGCCTGGCAAGGCGACGCCTCCGGGCCAGGCGGGATGG
Coding sequences within it:
- a CDS encoding glycosyltransferase family 32 protein → MIPRILHYLWLSDEPRPELMRRCIASWQQVMPDFQIRHWSLADFDQSALPLFAQQAIALRQWAFASDVLRLWLLVQHGGVYFDADVLAVRSLEPLLGYEAFTAVEFNPMAFAAGNGAAWLDADGNRRAGVRHQGPPPGIGLQAAVLGAVAGHPFLRSCLAYYECRPFLEPDGSWHRDPIAPGIYGLAAEQHGFRWINHMQKLSHGVVVLPAEIIASTKAQYGRNTLAFHCCAGSWRQSMPQVFP
- a CDS encoding DUF5672 family protein; the encoded protein is MTTTGPSPLPQSPTHQLEAYRIAIFKAHCSVVLGTHLEPWARALASQRQPSGPQDPHLRAVIVDDRPTPLLRMTVLNTLLMGRQRWGVTLYTAPASLERSRALFADLAAWVSVVGLRAGEADHFDWLAYNRLLKTAAFWAQLPAPKLLLFQTDTLLIEPPDPAVFAYGYVGSPWAKGRHVSQAFPRYGADLEPLPPVWLTRRFCNTVPEGMSNGNGGLSVRDRQLMVRICQAEAAASPPEEPEDIFFARHLARHDPTPPPPTVVERFSCETAYHASAGAHAAWRYLTAAEVAEMYERHLKQVLALTCAPIS
- a CDS encoding cyclopropane-fatty-acyl-phospholipid synthase family protein, encoding MTGAMVQHLDAVPPMTASLPPSGAEGVAELGHRRYVGGLWEEIGQLQFDFLLAQGLQPSHVLLDIACGALRLGVKVIPYLEPEHYLGMEKEAALLQAGLEQELTAAVRHQKRPQLLQGADFSFERFGRRVDRAMAQSLFTHLPPAAIEQCLQRLRPCLQPDGVFYATYFEVLQEQRNPTEAHDHGFFAYTKQQMEGFGEAHGYRAEYIGAWNHPRDQVMVAYRPAP
- a CDS encoding sulfotransferase, which codes for MRLPDFVGLGAQKGGTTSLHRLLADHPQVWLPASKELHYFTLNHGRGPIWYGQHYAAARNDQRCGDITPYYLFHPAAPQRLHDLIPGARLVVLLRDPVERALSGLFHSIRLGLESLPPEQALAAESGRLAGADEQLRAGLSQHHSHQVHSYLSRSCYGPQLERYEVLFAPEQLLLIKAEDLFDRPELVWPRLLGFLGLDPSPLPERLPRHNAGAGEAGQVPQELRRQLRRQLEPTYDQMARRYGITWP
- a CDS encoding glycosyltransferase, with the translated sequence MSPPESPSLILLVGMHRSGTSLLGSLLPALGVPLPGDLIAGDAHNPEGYYERSDITALQEQLLIAMGQWWPSEAGVLHRPEGWLDFPAVRSAAESLDRLLAQEQRRQLGPWAIKDPRTCLLLPLWRQVAAQRGVPLKLVLSVRDPAEVMVSLLQRDRRAAGMTAWRAQRLWWRHNRALLLDAADLPLLVVDYGAWFDPSTCRRQLQALGLFCLEAEPMSAALEAAAACIRPGHRRSRRSRAELPQALHPRLRRLHRALQELAAGPPDRERRQRRLVRWLAAPGRQQIPPIAPAGRSLRSQLIHRRASLAPQAEVGPWFDPAHYRRQAPGLGLDHDPLCHYWWRGWREQRSPHPAFEGDAYRLACRNRGLTVRGAPLRHFLTVGLAAGIPPSPVAEPRWLAGTLQRQALWRAARLEGLHPWGAAALALEGDDLQQAVERLRHWQRQGFSADDLAAIAAAPPGSFTLPAALLPDPPPLPQRCRLQVLGTHLHDWQVHAWLQHAPLPPGFSLIEGQAPPEAAESVIALVLSPLPPGPASLQLLGLALLPWVFARAEQVPLLRRLGINAQPLEPGVAPNGWLAVEEAEAEAARQLGVPPAAALAGLAPILAFGSLGAEWERSLAPPIWGWPEFDDLAIETPQQARLLAAWLDACNRAGIQLVRLEPPGSERLLRGWQALMPPSDPAPGWLPPQGFVAPLSAMELQGELRWRGQGAPAPPPVQTPRPAHTLLWAWQGDASGPGGMVQTPTAAVCISLHNYADRITAALESVLVQSHGPLELIVVDDASEDGGEQRCLAWLERHGQRFVRALLVRHTGNGGLAAARNTAFRLAQAPWCFVLDADNLLHPEAVAACLRLAQASPADIAVVHPLVEVLQDGVLQGSDSTGAAPSLISGRSWQRCHFLDRNLLDAMALVRRSAWDAVGGYAHIPGGWEDYDFWCKLMEAGYQGVLAPQRLATYHRHPESMLATATHQRLRLVSRHLQQRHPWLQLSLAAGPEEGWTLA